A DNA window from Arachis hypogaea cultivar Tifrunner chromosome 18, arahy.Tifrunner.gnm2.J5K5, whole genome shotgun sequence contains the following coding sequences:
- the LOC140181697 gene encoding uncharacterized mitochondrial protein AtMg00810-like, with amino-acid sequence MVVKGLGYTQSQVDHTLFYKYSAANKTAILIVYVDDIILTGDAFLELKDLKEKLAKAFEIKELGSLKYFLGIEFARSKEDIAFAVSMVSQFMHSPGQEHMYDVFRILRYLKGSPGKGLLYKKYGHLQVEAYTDVDWAGNVMDRRSTSGYCTIVGGNLCCMIELNMLKLTSILSGKRLRGQICISYVPTTEQLVDVLTKGLSKKTFDSIISKLSMNDIFKSA; translated from the exons ATGGTGGTGAAGGGACTTGGTTATACTCAAAGCCAAGTTGACCATACGCTTTTCTATAAATATTCAGCAGCTAATAAAACTGCCATCTTAAttgtatatgtggatgacattattCTGACAGGTGATGCTTTTTTGGAGCTAAAAGACTTgaaggagaagcttgccaaagcatTTGAAATTAAAGAACTTGGTTCATTAAAATACTTTCTTGGAATTGAATTTGCAAGGTCTAAAGAAG ATATTGCCTTTGCTGTGAGCATGGTAAGCCAGTTTATGCATTCACCTGGTCAAGAACACATGTATGATGTCTTTAGAATCCTAAGGTACTTGAAAGGGTCGCCTGGAAAAGGGTTACTCTACAAAAAGTATGGACATCTTCAAGTAGAAGCCTATACAGATGTGGATTGGGCTGGGAATGTCATGGATAGAAGGTCAACATCTGGGTATTGTACTATTGTTGGCGGAAACCTG TGTTGCATGATAGAACTAAACATGTTGAAGTTGACAAGCATTTTATCAGGGAAAAGATTGAGAGGACAGATTTGCATCTCATATGTTCCAACCACGGAACAATTAGTAGATGTCCTAACAAAAGGATTATCCAAGAAGACTTTTGATAGCATAATAAGCAAACTGTCAATGAATGATATCTTCAAGTCAGCTTGA